Proteins from one Arthrobacter sp. Soc17.1.1.1 genomic window:
- the obgE gene encoding GTPase ObgE: MASFVDRVVLHVSGGTGGHGCVSVHREKFKPLGGPDGGNGGDGGDVILRVDHQTTTLLDYHHAPHRHATNGGNGMGDWRGGKNGETLILPVPDGTVVKTKDGQVLADLVGEGTEFVAAAGGQGGLGNAALSSQKRKAPGFALLGIPGDERDVVLELKSIADIALVGFPSAGKSSLIAAMSAARPKIADYPFTTLVPNLGVVEAGSTRFTIADVPGLIEGASEGKGLGHHFLRHVERCAALVHVLDCAALETDRDPLADLEIIERELEKYSVDMSFAGPDGDVVPLNERPRLIALNKVDVPDGRDMADFVRPDLEARGYRVFEVSASSHEGLRQLGFAMAEIVENARKAVAAAPPKVAPPVLRPRGVNAASFRIRHEEKDALPLFRVLGEKPERWVMQTDFTNDEAVGYLADRLAKLGVEEQLFKTGAKPGDTVVIGEGDGVVFDWEPTMMGGAELLAGPRGSDLRLAEYVRPTREQKREEYQERKEAKAAARADLEADRKAGIWTESVQNRARPAGAQRDTDGETGD, translated from the coding sequence GTGGCGAGCTTCGTTGACCGCGTAGTCCTGCACGTATCCGGAGGCACCGGTGGCCATGGCTGCGTCTCCGTCCACCGGGAGAAGTTCAAGCCCCTGGGCGGGCCCGACGGCGGCAACGGCGGCGACGGCGGCGACGTCATCCTCCGCGTCGACCACCAGACCACCACCCTCCTCGACTACCACCACGCCCCCCACCGGCACGCCACGAACGGCGGCAACGGCATGGGCGACTGGCGCGGCGGCAAGAACGGGGAGACCCTCATCCTGCCCGTCCCGGACGGCACCGTCGTCAAGACGAAGGACGGCCAGGTCCTCGCCGACCTCGTGGGCGAGGGCACGGAGTTCGTCGCCGCGGCCGGCGGTCAGGGCGGGCTCGGCAATGCCGCGCTGTCCTCCCAGAAGCGCAAGGCACCCGGCTTCGCGCTCCTCGGCATCCCCGGCGACGAACGGGACGTCGTGCTCGAGCTCAAGTCCATCGCGGACATCGCCCTCGTGGGCTTCCCGTCCGCGGGCAAGTCCAGCCTCATCGCCGCGATGTCCGCGGCCCGCCCGAAGATCGCCGACTACCCCTTCACCACGCTGGTGCCGAACCTCGGCGTCGTCGAGGCCGGCTCCACGCGCTTCACCATCGCCGACGTCCCCGGTCTCATCGAGGGCGCGAGCGAGGGCAAGGGCCTCGGCCACCACTTCCTGCGCCACGTCGAGCGGTGCGCCGCCCTGGTGCACGTCCTGGACTGCGCCGCGCTCGAGACCGACCGCGATCCGCTGGCCGACCTCGAGATCATCGAGCGTGAGCTCGAGAAGTACTCGGTGGACATGAGTTTCGCGGGTCCCGACGGCGACGTCGTCCCGCTCAACGAGCGCCCCCGGCTGATCGCACTCAACAAGGTGGACGTGCCGGACGGGCGCGACATGGCCGACTTCGTCCGCCCGGACCTGGAGGCCCGCGGCTACCGCGTCTTCGAGGTGTCCGCCTCGAGCCACGAGGGCCTCCGCCAGCTCGGCTTCGCCATGGCGGAGATCGTCGAGAACGCGCGTAAGGCCGTGGCCGCGGCGCCGCCGAAGGTCGCCCCGCCCGTGCTGCGCCCGCGCGGCGTCAACGCCGCCTCGTTCAGGATCCGGCACGAGGAGAAGGACGCCCTGCCGCTCTTCCGCGTGCTCGGCGAGAAGCCCGAGCGCTGGGTCATGCAGACGGACTTCACGAACGACGAGGCCGTCGGCTACCTCGCCGACCGGCTCGCCAAGCTCGGCGTGGAGGAGCAGCTGTTCAAGACCGGCGCCAAGCCCGGCGACACCGTGGTGATCGGCGAGGGCGACGGCGTCGTCTTCGACTGGGAGCCGACCATGATGGGCGGCGCGGAACTGCTCGCCGGCCCCCGCGGCTCCGACCTCCGCCTCGCCGAGTACGTGCGGCCCACGCGCGAGCAGAAGCGCGAGGAGTACCAGGAGCGCAAGGAGGCGAAGGCCGCGGCCCGCGCCGACCTCGAGGCCGACCGCAAGGCCGGTATCTGGACCGAGTCCGTGCAGAACCGCGCGCGTCCTGCCGGTGCCCAGCGGGACACGGACGGCGAGACCGGGGACTGA
- the proB gene encoding glutamate 5-kinase, with the protein MALERAGQPSVSRAGLAAAGRIVVKVGSSSLTSVSGGISGEALTGLADVLAARRTAGTEIILVSSGAIAAGLAPLGLARRPSQLSTQQAAASVGQSLLMAQYAQAFAAHGVTVSQILLTADDLVRRSHYANAHRAMERLLNFGVVPIVNENDTVASHEIRFGDNDRLAALVAHLVKAEALVLLSDVDSLYDGPPADGARRIPLVGSPADLDGVTIGRAGKAGVGTGGMVTKVEAATIAASSGIPALVTSTANAAAALRGKDVGTWFTPTGKRQPIRLLWLAHLARVLGTLVLDDGAVRAVGERRRSLLPAGVVDVSGVFEAGDPVQLVSGDGTVVARGLVNYSSAELPRMLGRSTHDLADDLGAEYERSIVHVNDLVVLRTAAAS; encoded by the coding sequence GTGGCGCTGGAGCGGGCCGGTCAGCCCTCCGTGTCCCGGGCGGGGCTCGCCGCTGCCGGGCGGATCGTCGTGAAGGTCGGGTCGTCGTCGCTCACGTCCGTGTCCGGCGGCATCTCCGGTGAGGCCCTCACGGGCCTCGCCGACGTCCTCGCGGCACGGCGGACGGCGGGCACCGAGATCATCCTGGTGTCCTCCGGGGCGATCGCCGCGGGGCTCGCGCCCCTCGGCCTCGCCCGCCGGCCGTCCCAGCTGTCCACCCAGCAGGCCGCCGCGAGCGTGGGACAGAGCCTCCTGATGGCGCAGTACGCGCAGGCCTTCGCCGCCCACGGCGTCACCGTGAGCCAGATCCTGCTCACCGCCGACGACCTCGTCCGCCGCTCCCACTACGCCAACGCGCACCGCGCGATGGAACGGCTCCTGAACTTCGGCGTCGTGCCCATCGTCAACGAGAACGACACCGTCGCGAGCCACGAGATCCGCTTCGGCGACAACGACCGCCTCGCCGCGCTCGTGGCGCACCTCGTCAAGGCGGAGGCGCTCGTGCTCCTGTCCGACGTCGACTCCCTCTACGACGGCCCGCCCGCCGACGGTGCGCGCCGCATCCCGCTCGTCGGGTCGCCGGCGGACCTCGACGGCGTCACGATCGGCCGTGCCGGCAAGGCCGGCGTGGGGACGGGCGGCATGGTCACCAAGGTCGAGGCCGCGACCATCGCCGCCTCCTCCGGCATCCCCGCCCTCGTCACCTCCACCGCCAACGCCGCCGCAGCACTGCGCGGCAAGGACGTGGGCACCTGGTTCACGCCGACCGGCAAACGCCAGCCCATCCGCCTGCTCTGGCTGGCGCACCTCGCCCGTGTCCTCGGCACCCTCGTGCTCGACGACGGCGCGGTGCGCGCCGTGGGGGAGCGGCGCCGGTCCCTGCTGCCCGCCGGGGTGGTCGACGTGTCGGGTGTCTTCGAGGCCGGCGATCCCGTGCAGCTCGTGAGCGGCGACGGGACCGTGGTGGCGCGAGGCCTCGTGAACTACAGCTCGGCCGAGCTGCCGCGGATGCTCGGGCGGTCCACCCACGACCTCGCCGACGACCTCGGCGCCGAGTACGAGCGTTCGATCGTGCACGTCAACGATCTGGTGGTGCTGCGGACCGCCGCGGCGTCATGA